CCAACACCTACTTGTGCAAAATACCCCAGGTTTCTTTTACCTGGCTCTGACTGATAATAAACGGTCTTCCAGTCTCCTAATGCCATACCACAAAAGAACGTACTCAAGATACAGAAACAGTAAATGGCTGCTTTAAATGTCCTTCCTTGGTAAAAGTGACCTGCACCAGGAATAAGGAATGCTAAAATTGCAGCGACAACAGGATTTTTCAATTCAATTTTGTTGTGGCTTTCCGTCATTTTAGGACCCTCTAGCACTGTTATTATAAAATGTTCTTAGTAAATGATTTTCGTTTTTCAGCGCTGGATATTAGGCTTTGTAGCCAATTAACTGAAAAATTACTCTTTTTTAGTTTGGGTTCTCTTATGTAGCTCAGGATGAGACGTAGTGTAGCTCATACAGAATCAAAGGACCAGTCCAACCTGAAGTCTTTATTAATTAAGGGGTTAGGGGTCTTGGCTTGTCTAAAAAAGAAGGATTGGATGTACCCGTTTGCTCTGAGGCTATTGTCCCCCTTCGGCTCGATTTGACCACCAGGGCAGACTGATCCCGCCATCGATAGTAGTTGTACCTCCTGTCATATAATCAGCATCACCACTGGAGAGAAATGTAACAAGCTTTCCAACTTCATTGGGGCTCCCCAGTCGTTTCCAGGGGATATTTTCTGCTCCTGCTTCAAGTTGTTCATCAGTGAAGAATTTTCTTTCTCCCGGAGTATCAATCCAACCTGGGTGAACAGTGTTTACGCGGATTCTGTACGGGGCAAATTCAATGGCAGCGGTTCTCGCCATGTGATCAATTGCCGCTTTGGCCATGTTGTAGGCAGCTGAAGTGGGAATTGCAATTACTGCATGCGGAGAACTAATCACAACGATAGATCCTCCCTCTCCTTGCTTCGTCATTTGTTGTGCCGCAGCACGGACACCAAAGAACGCGCCCCACATTGTCACATCTATGGTTTTTTTGAAGCCTTCCATATCCGCTTCGAGAATCAGCTCTCGATCACTATAAGCAGAATTAGAAACAAATAAATCGAGGCTCCCAAACTCTTCCGCGACTGTTGAAACGGCAGCATCTACAGATTGTTGGTCTGAGACATCGGCCTGAATTGTGATTGCTTTGACGCCAAATGATCGTGCTTCTTCTGCTGCGGTCTCTGCTTCTTCAGGATGAGATCGGTAATTGATTGCGACGTTTGCTCCTGCTTTGGCCATTTCAATCGCACAGCCACGACCGATTCCACGCGAGGCACCTGTTACGAGCGCATTTCGCCCTTCCAGCTTCATTGTTTTTATTCCTTAGTTGTATGAACGTTTGGTTTTGGCATAGCAAGCCATTGTGAATAAGGATTCTAATCAAATAGATTTTTTAATGGGTAAGGCTTTTAGAAGAATTTACAGGACTACTATGCAATCCGCAAATGAGACTACTATGAGGCCTGATCTATAGATGTGGAATAATCAAATCTAAACTGTAAACAAGAACAACCTAAAAACAAAGAAAACCGAGGAGCATTCTCTGCTCCTCGGCAAAATTTATGAAGATTTCAGGTACTGTTATAAAATGGGGAGAAAAACATCTCTCAATTACGCAGAGAAGCTGCTTCCACACCCGCAAGATTTGACTGCATTCGGATTTTCAAAGGTAAATCCGCGTTTTTCCAGGCTTTCGTAGAAATCTACGGTTGTACCATCTAAGTAAAGACCGCTTTTTTTGTCTACAACCACTTTGACACCGTGTTGTTCAGACACCGTATCATTTTCTTCATCGATTTCATCGACAAAGCGGAAATCATATTGGAATCCACTGCAACCACCAGAAACGATTCCGATTCTCAATAAAGAACCATCGCCCATCTTCTGGTCTTCCATAAATCGCTTCAATTCTTTGGAAGCATTTTCAGTAATTGTGACAGCCATGGAAAAAAGTCTCCAGTTTAAAAATTGTTTGGTAGATTAACTTTTTGGTGATACTTATTAATTAATAGAAAGTGGCCCCAATTCAAACTTTGATTTGGGAAAAAGCGAGCCTCTCACTCTATTTCAACCTCTCTCTATTATAGCAGAAGTTTTATATTTTCCGAGATGCTTTTATTATCTAAGATATTTTATCTAAGTGTTTTTTGTAAGTATCATACTAATATCATTTTATGTCAATATTTCCATAATGAATATACCTGAACTTATTCGGAATCTGTGCAGCAGATGAGGCCCCATAATTGGACTTAAATGTCTGTTATGAGGTTGCTTCTAATGCTAGTGCCTTTTGCACTAATTACATCACGGCTTTAGAATGGAAGCTCCTCCTACTTTTATTGTTTATAAGTTGCTGAGACAGGATGCATGAATTCACCGCACCAAGTAATGTTGCTGAGCGAAATGAAGCCAGGACAGTTTGCAGACAGCTTTGTTCTACTGGTTTCCAAAGAGCGATCTATAACCAGAGATGGTAAACCGTACTTTCGCGCTCATTTCCGAGATAACAGTATTACAGCAACAGCAATGATTTGGAGTGACACCACCTGGTTTGAAGATTGTGAGTCGAATTGGACAGAAGGAGAATTTTACAAAGTTCGTGCTCGGTATGATGAGAGTAAGTATGGTCCTCAATTAGACATTGATCGAATTCGTTTGGCTAATGCGGACGATGAGGCGGATGGTTTTGATCCTGGTTTCTATTTTAAAAGATCTCGCTTTTCGAGTGAGGAAATGTTCCAGGAACTGACTGAAATCACAAATACAGAAATCAGTGATGTGCCTTTGAGAAATTTAGTGTTGGATATTCTTTCGGCTTACGAAGAACAAATCAAGACAATCGCGGCAGCAAGCAAAAACCATCATGCATTTACAGGAGGCTTTCTTGAACATGTTTTGTCAGTAACGAAAACCGCTTGCTATTTGGCAGATAAGTATCTGGCATACTATCAGAAGATGCAGCCACCTTTGAATAAATCATTAGTTGTTGCAGGTGCTATTTTGCATGACATTGGGAAATTGAGGGAGTTGGAATATAAGCCGCATGGTTCTCAGTATACACCGGCTGGACGCCTGGTTGGTCATATTTTATTAGGACGCGATTTGGTTCGCGAACATGCTGTAAAAATAGAAGGACTCAATCCCGAAATGTTATTACGTCTAGAGCATCTCATAGTAGCACATCAGAATTTACCCGAATGGGGATCTCCGATTGCTCCTCACACTCCAGAAGCTTTGTTGGTACATTATGCTGATGATGTCGATGCGAAATTCCATATGATGGCGACGACGCTGGAAAATGTTTTGCCCGGAAGCCAAGAAGAGTTTTCAAGTCGCGATAATGCATTACGACGAAGCATTTTTGTTGGTTTGAAGTCAAACGAATAAACATTTCTTCGTTTCATCAATCACAAGTTTTTTTGTTCAAAAATAGAAATCTACAATGAAATTCACCAAGATGCAGGGAGCAGGAAACGACTACGTCTATGTTAACTGTTTTAAAGAAATCCTTCCTCAAGACATTCCGAATTTGGCAAAACAGGTCAGTGATCGACATAAGGGGATCGGCTCCGATGGTTTAATTTTGATTTGTCCTTCTGAAAAAGCAGATGCGCAGATGCGAATGTTCAATGCCGATGGTAGTGAATCAGAAATGTGTGGTAATGGAATTCGTTGTGTTGCGAAGTACGTTTATGATCATGGCATTGTACAGTCTCAGACACTAAAGATTGAGACGGGTGCAGGCATTCTGAGCCTCGATCTCGACATCATTGATCAAAGAGTCAGCCAGGTTCGCGTGAATATGGGGAGACCGATTTTAAACAGCTCTGAAATTCCGACACTGCTCACCGGAGATCCTCCCGTGAATGCGGATTTGCAGGTGGGGGATCAGACAATTCAGGTTACTTGTGTTTCAATGGGGAACCCGCATTGTGTGTCTTTCGTGGATGAGATTACCGATTATTGGGTGCATGAAATAGGTCCTCAGGTGGAAGTCCATCCGATGTTTCCCAAGCGAATCAATGCTGAATTCATCGAAATTATTTCACAGAACGAGATGATAATGCGCGTTTGGGAACGGGGTTCAGGAGAAACCCAGGCTTGTGGGACTGGTGCGTGTGCCTCAGCTGTTGCAGGAGTCTTAACAGGACGTACCGAACGCAATGTGCTTATCCATTTACCTGGTGGTGACTTACGATTAGAGTGGTCTGAATCAGATGAAGTGTTTATGACGGGACCTGCGGTAGAAGTTTACGAAGGAGTTTGGACAGGTCCCCAATAATAAAGGTAGGGATTCAGCAGTGAGGCTGTGTATTTGTCTTGATTCAGGGATGACATTTTTTTGAAATGGTCTTGCAGTAAAATAAGAGAACTGTTAAACATCGGCCTCTCTCAATCTCATAATGAATTTCGACCTAAAACCTGCAACAAACAATACAGGCAATGAACGATTATCGGCTGTTCTTGCATCTGATTCGGGAAAACGAATTGGATGGAGACTTCAGATGCTGTTAATTGGTTGGAGTCTGTTTTTGATTGCCGGATTTAGCCTTGCAGTTCAAATAAAGCCGGACTCACGTGGGTTCGGTACCCATCAAAAACTTGGTTTTGCACCTTGTGTCATACGAAATCGATTATCCATTCCCTGTCCCAGTTGTGGGATGACAACTTCCTTTTCACATTTTGTTCGAGGTCAGATCCGTCAGTCTGCTCAGGCCAATACTTCTGGTTTGGTTCTGGCAGTCGTTTGTCTTGTGATGATCCCCTGGTCCTGGATCAGTGTTTATCATAAGCGACTCTGGTTGGTCTCAAACCCTGAAAGTTGCTTACTCTGGTTGATGTGTGGTTTAGTCACTATCACCCTGATGGAGTGGTTTTTTCGGCTGGCCTTTTAAAATAATATATTTTCCGGATTCCCGGTGACAATTAAGTTCCTCTCGCGTTTAATCCAAAATCATTTCTTGAGTAGCTATTTCGGTTTATGCCAAGGACGGCAGAAAATATGCGGAATTCAATACAGATAAAAAAAACAGGTTCATTGAACCAGTACTGTTTGTCAGTCTTCTTGCTAGCACTGGTTTGCTTGGGGGCCAGTGGGTGCTCTTTATACGTCATGGCGGGCAAAATGTTTTTTGGCGATCCGCTCCAAACTTGTGAGTTCAGTAGAACCACCAAGGTTGATCTGTCTGAAGAAGATAAAAAAGTTCTCGTCATCTGTTCGACACCGGAATCCATTCGTTCGGATTATCCCTCTTTAAATTACGATTTGCTGGAACAGATTACTTATCGTTTACGTCGCAATGATGTGAATGTGATGGATACTGGTAAGGTTGCTACCTGGCTGGATGACAATGGCGGCGTTTGGAACAACGTTGATGAATTAGCAGAAAATTTTGATGCCGACTATATTATTCATGTCGACATAGATGAATTTGATTACCGAGAGCCAAACAGCCCCAACTTACTACGAGGAAAAGCATTTGGGACTGTTTCAGCATATGAAGTCCGCGAGATAGACGGAATCAAACGAGCCTTGGAAGTGTTTGCCAGTGAATATACTTCCGAGTATCCCAGTCACTTACCTGTGTCTATTGAGTCAGAATCACCAAAAGTATTCAGGAAAAAATACTTGGATCGCATTGCAGATCAGATTGGTCGTTTCTTCTATAACTATCGGACAGGAGCTGATATCTAGTTTTTCCTGTAATCATCCAAAGATTGCGTCCAAAACTTATTTCGGAGTTGTGAAGGATCACACGATGACATTTTTTTCGTTCGGACAACGATTTCATAAACAGTTTTTTAATACGATCACCAAACTTGTGATGGTATTGGTGTTATGTACGACCATGTCTGGTTGTAATTATTTCATCCTGTTGGGGTACTTGATTGGTGGCCCGCCCTCTATTGAGCCAGACTTCGATGCTCAGACACAAAAATCAATGACGGATAAGGATGTGACCGTTGCCATTGTTTGTTATGCCCCTTTGGAACTGCAGTATAACTTCGATGGTCTTCACAATGACTTGGCCAAATACACCACATTTCGCTTACATAGTCATGGAGTGAAAGTGGTCAATCCAGATCGTATTCGGGCTTGGTTGGATGAAAATCCTGATTGGGATAAGCCCGAAGAAATCGGCGAAGCTTTTGATGTGACTTATGTGATTCATGTCGAATTACATGAATACAGTTTGTATGAGGAAAACAGCTCTGATCTGTATCGTGGTCACGCGGAAGGAATGGTGACCGTTTATGAAATGGACGAGGACGGGGAAGGTGAAAAACTTTACAGCAAGGAAATTACTTCTACTTATCCGCTCCGTGCTCCCAGAGCAACTTCGGAAGTTACCTTTTCCAAGTTCAAGAAAGAATATCTCTCTCGTTTGAGTGATGAAATTGGTCGACTGTTTTACGAATATTATCGTGGCGACGATTTCACTCATGCGATTTAGTCTGTATCCAGGTTTATTGTAGCGTCTCCAGGCCTGTTTGGATTTCGTATCATCGCTTTGAAGCCGCTATGGTTAAATTGGATGTGCGATTGTATTTTATGCTGATAGACCGATCAGCTTCATTCGACTTGGAATGTCGGTGT
The Gimesia aquarii DNA segment above includes these coding regions:
- a CDS encoding DUF2752 domain-containing protein; its protein translation is MLLIGWSLFLIAGFSLAVQIKPDSRGFGTHQKLGFAPCVIRNRLSIPCPSCGMTTSFSHFVRGQIRQSAQANTSGLVLAVVCLVMIPWSWISVYHKRLWLVSNPESCLLWLMCGLVTITLMEWFFRLAF
- the dapF gene encoding diaminopimelate epimerase; this translates as MKFTKMQGAGNDYVYVNCFKEILPQDIPNLAKQVSDRHKGIGSDGLILICPSEKADAQMRMFNADGSESEMCGNGIRCVAKYVYDHGIVQSQTLKIETGAGILSLDLDIIDQRVSQVRVNMGRPILNSSEIPTLLTGDPPVNADLQVGDQTIQVTCVSMGNPHCVSFVDEITDYWVHEIGPQVEVHPMFPKRINAEFIEIISQNEMIMRVWERGSGETQACGTGACASAVAGVLTGRTERNVLIHLPGGDLRLEWSESDEVFMTGPAVEVYEGVWTGPQ
- a CDS encoding 3'-5' exoribonuclease YhaM family protein, whose amino-acid sequence is MNSPHQVMLLSEMKPGQFADSFVLLVSKERSITRDGKPYFRAHFRDNSITATAMIWSDTTWFEDCESNWTEGEFYKVRARYDESKYGPQLDIDRIRLANADDEADGFDPGFYFKRSRFSSEEMFQELTEITNTEISDVPLRNLVLDILSAYEEQIKTIAAASKNHHAFTGGFLEHVLSVTKTACYLADKYLAYYQKMQPPLNKSLVVAGAILHDIGKLRELEYKPHGSQYTPAGRLVGHILLGRDLVREHAVKIEGLNPEMLLRLEHLIVAHQNLPEWGSPIAPHTPEALLVHYADDVDAKFHMMATTLENVLPGSQEEFSSRDNALRRSIFVGLKSNE
- a CDS encoding SDR family NAD(P)-dependent oxidoreductase, with product MKLEGRNALVTGASRGIGRGCAIEMAKAGANVAINYRSHPEEAETAAEEARSFGVKAITIQADVSDQQSVDAAVSTVAEEFGSLDLFVSNSAYSDRELILEADMEGFKKTIDVTMWGAFFGVRAAAQQMTKQGEGGSIVVISSPHAVIAIPTSAAYNMAKAAIDHMARTAAIEFAPYRIRVNTVHPGWIDTPGERKFFTDEQLEAGAENIPWKRLGSPNEVGKLVTFLSSGDADYMTGGTTTIDGGISLPWWSNRAEGGQ
- a CDS encoding HesB/IscA family protein, which encodes MAVTITENASKELKRFMEDQKMGDGSLLRIGIVSGGCSGFQYDFRFVDEIDEENDTVSEQHGVKVVVDKKSGLYLDGTTVDFYESLEKRGFTFENPNAVKSCGCGSSFSA